The proteins below come from a single Gordonia pseudamarae genomic window:
- a CDS encoding S1 family peptidase — protein MLRRIVGVVLVSGLLLAGLNGSWCVVAAADEGNAAVVEKVGASLVFIRTQFIGQVRMSTEAGTQWSDSYVVAGQCTGYVVDPRGYIVTAGHCVNGADKEIHNALRMKLLAEAAQVLGKGSEWVRNWYQVAVAQEWLIRGDEKTAGPVVEVSVRQPAGTGQVLRSWADAHVVDFQEFTAGDNAILKVAPVRELSPLVISGRTPTPGDDVVSVGFPGAVRANAGGAAVPQPSYKTGTVSSRQVDVSGITRTEVSATMGSGMSGGPTVNARGEVIGTNSSGNSLPEENDSFNFITDNLALRTYLSANNVVLAQPEPEDRRSVWAWQVVLAGVLAAVIVVMLVVIWLRRRRRSVPPPAFHLPPSGPPPHSPYDAAQFARPPMPTPPVRPQQVSVPGPPVHTAPVVRSAPHGHVSQQVPPYHPAPSPPVPREQIGHQPVPLWRGPTMMAGPAGGVAVGMRAASHSPAPLHVRPTVPVAVPVAAQPPTPQNPTPQNPTPQTGAVVRTGTPQAAAVPGGRPPEVSLRQATADNDPGPTIVGPTIVGPTAVIALPANPAAAEPDR, from the coding sequence GTGCTACGCAGGATCGTGGGTGTTGTTCTGGTGTCGGGGCTGTTGCTGGCGGGCCTCAACGGGTCGTGGTGTGTGGTGGCCGCGGCGGACGAGGGAAACGCGGCGGTGGTCGAGAAGGTGGGCGCTTCGCTCGTCTTCATCAGGACCCAGTTCATCGGACAGGTGAGGATGTCCACCGAAGCCGGTACGCAATGGTCGGATTCGTACGTGGTTGCCGGACAGTGCACGGGATATGTGGTCGATCCGCGCGGCTACATCGTCACCGCGGGGCATTGCGTCAACGGCGCCGACAAGGAGATCCACAACGCACTGCGGATGAAGTTGCTGGCCGAGGCCGCGCAGGTACTGGGCAAGGGCAGTGAATGGGTGCGCAACTGGTATCAGGTGGCCGTTGCCCAGGAGTGGCTGATCCGGGGTGATGAGAAGACCGCCGGGCCGGTGGTGGAGGTGTCGGTGCGGCAACCGGCCGGTACCGGTCAGGTGTTGCGATCGTGGGCCGACGCCCACGTGGTGGACTTTCAGGAGTTCACGGCCGGTGACAACGCCATTCTCAAGGTGGCTCCGGTACGGGAATTGTCGCCCCTCGTGATCTCCGGTAGGACGCCCACTCCAGGTGACGACGTGGTGAGCGTCGGATTTCCCGGTGCGGTGCGCGCGAACGCGGGCGGTGCCGCGGTGCCGCAGCCGTCGTACAAGACCGGAACCGTGTCGTCCCGGCAGGTCGACGTTTCCGGAATCACCCGTACCGAGGTCTCGGCGACGATGGGCAGCGGTATGTCCGGTGGGCCCACCGTCAACGCCAGGGGCGAGGTGATCGGCACCAACTCGTCGGGCAACTCGCTGCCGGAGGAGAACGACAGCTTCAACTTCATCACCGACAACCTGGCCCTGCGGACGTATCTGTCGGCAAACAATGTTGTTCTGGCGCAACCGGAACCGGAGGACCGGCGGTCGGTGTGGGCCTGGCAGGTGGTGCTGGCCGGCGTGCTTGCCGCGGTGATCGTCGTGATGCTGGTCGTCATCTGGCTGCGCAGGCGCCGCCGGTCCGTGCCGCCGCCCGCGTTCCACCTGCCCCCGTCCGGGCCGCCGCCGCACAGTCCTTACGACGCGGCGCAATTCGCCCGGCCGCCGATGCCGACTCCTCCGGTTCGGCCACAGCAGGTCTCCGTGCCCGGTCCGCCGGTACATACCGCCCCGGTTGTGCGATCGGCGCCGCACGGGCATGTGTCCCAGCAGGTGCCCCCGTACCATCCGGCGCCCAGTCCTCCGGTACCGCGCGAGCAGATCGGGCACCAGCCCGTACCGCTGTGGCGTGGTCCGACGATGATGGCAGGCCCGGCCGGTGGTGTGGCGGTGGGGATGCGGGCAGCATCACATTCGCCGGCGCCGCTCCATGTGCGGCCGACGGTGCCGGTCGCGGTTCCGGTTGCGGCCCAACCCCCGACACCCCAGAACCCGACACCCCAGAACCCGACACCCCAGACCGGTGCGGTGGTCCGGACCGGAACG
- a CDS encoding GntR family transcriptional regulator, producing the protein MSGTTDKKRVRRREPLSQRIYRELSKDLAAGEFGPGATLGEERLAERYRASRTPVREALVRLISDGLVERRGTMLYPVRSPADGLAEYYDARALIEVAGLDRVRAGLSRAHDPAVLAVEADRWRAMRAEPGGGDVGADIDFVLADDRFHVALLAASGNGALAEALVAVQKKIRGVWLLDYPTPGRTRMIVEDHLVIVDALRAGDLDTARAVLTAHIDDSRRLVQAAPGAGHGRPA; encoded by the coding sequence ATGTCGGGGACCACGGACAAGAAGCGTGTGCGGCGGCGAGAGCCCTTGTCGCAACGCATCTATCGAGAACTGAGCAAGGATCTCGCGGCCGGTGAGTTCGGCCCGGGAGCAACACTGGGCGAGGAGCGCCTGGCCGAACGATATCGTGCCTCGCGTACCCCGGTGCGCGAGGCACTGGTCCGGCTCATCTCCGACGGGCTGGTCGAACGGCGCGGCACCATGCTGTATCCGGTGCGGTCGCCGGCCGACGGGCTGGCCGAGTACTACGACGCGCGGGCACTCATCGAGGTCGCGGGCCTGGACCGGGTCCGCGCAGGGCTGTCCCGGGCGCACGATCCGGCCGTGCTCGCGGTGGAGGCCGACCGGTGGCGGGCGATGCGTGCGGAACCCGGTGGCGGCGATGTCGGGGCCGACATCGACTTCGTGCTGGCCGACGACCGCTTCCACGTGGCGCTGCTCGCCGCCTCGGGCAACGGCGCCCTGGCCGAGGCGCTGGTGGCGGTCCAGAAGAAGATCCGCGGCGTATGGCTGCTGGACTATCCGACACCGGGCAGGACACGGATGATCGTCGAGGACCATCTGGTGATCGTCGACGCGCTGCGGGCCGGTGACCTGGACACCGCACGCGCGGTGCTGACCGCCCACATCGACGATTCCCGGCGGCTGGTGCAGGCCGCACCCGGCGCGGGCCACGGCCGTCCGGCCTGA